The following proteins come from a genomic window of Nostoc sp. ATCC 53789:
- a CDS encoding transposase, protein MKKIPQTDAIFDNVFQENQASDENPKSLRVSIDTKAKVKIGNLSRGGKARTLEAKAADDHDTQWEAVLVPFGILNTHSEKLTIYLGQSAETSDFIVDCLTAWWYENQHDYQDYDEWVIDLDGGAATRSNRTQFIKRMVELSQAINLRIRLIYYPPYHSKYNPIERCWAALENYWNGAILDSIEVAIKWASNMTWKGIAPIVHRVEATYEKGIKVLSQELEHYQTFWQPSETLPKWDITIFPV, encoded by the coding sequence TTGAAAAAGATTCCGCAAACAGATGCCATTTTCGACAATGTGTTTCAGGAAAATCAGGCATCGGATGAGAATCCCAAATCGTTGCGAGTCTCTATCGATACTAAAGCCAAGGTGAAGATTGGCAATCTTTCCAGAGGTGGTAAAGCTCGAACACTGGAAGCAAAAGCTGCGGATGACCACGATACACAGTGGGAGGCAGTCTTAGTTCCTTTTGGCATTCTCAACACACACAGTGAAAAGCTTACGATTTACTTAGGTCAGTCGGCTGAAACCAGTGATTTTATTGTCGATTGTTTAACTGCTTGGTGGTATGAGAATCAACACGATTACCAAGATTATGATGAATGGGTGATTGACCTTGATGGTGGTGCAGCAACTCGCAGTAACCGCACACAGTTTATCAAACGTATGGTTGAACTGTCTCAAGCAATTAATTTAAGAATCCGACTGATTTACTATCCTCCGTACCATAGCAAGTACAATCCCATAGAGAGGTGTTGGGCAGCCCTAGAGAACTATTGGAATGGCGCAATTCTGGATTCGATTGAAGTTGCCATCAAGTGGGCTTCCAATATGACTTGGAAAGGGATTGCACCCATTGTTCACCGTGTTGAAGCAACCTATGAAAAAGGAATCAAGGTTCTCTCACAAGAGTTAGAACACTACCAAACCTTCTGGCAACCTTCCGAAACTCTACCTAAATGGGATATCACAATTTTCCCCGTTTAA
- a CDS encoding IS66 family transposase: MEKNLPLKLDTETLKQLEKEQLVEMLMEQAKAIEQLKSRVIELESVIEKLKVSRDLDSTTSSKPPSADILKKTEKKLEDEAGESETPKRKPGGQPGHRGKTRKGFGRVDRFEILRPQVCFCCGQKEFSNEPIKIETQQVAQLVERPIEIVEYQRHTCICSECGSKQTADWSPEIVPGQDIGIRLQAFLGWINNYGHLPYEKQQELLWELGEIEIGVGTLVATNERIDGAVAQSIDNLKEWIKQTQPNIHSDETPWVIKGVKEWLWIFANTDFALFHAADTRSRAELEAILGSSYSGVLSSDDFSAYNGYPVKAQQKCQAHLRRHFKKLILIPGLNNKEIGSAFVSLIDEGFKNYALFQQTKNIDEFWSWASEFKIKVESSIHSWIDKAGGEAGKLLRSLRNKAHQWWYFLDHPDIPPDNNLAERTLRLAVTKRKVSGGSRSMKRFQDTANLLTVIQTCRRQGRSVIEFFDQAIKAMVNSSVQTPSLIPLV, from the coding sequence ATGGAAAAAAACCTGCCACTAAAACTAGACACTGAAACCCTAAAACAGTTGGAGAAAGAGCAACTGGTAGAGATGCTTATGGAGCAGGCAAAAGCTATAGAACAGCTAAAATCCAGAGTAATAGAACTAGAATCTGTAATAGAGAAACTCAAAGTTAGTAGAGACTTAGACAGCACAACATCATCAAAACCACCGTCGGCAGACATCCTCAAAAAAACCGAGAAAAAACTTGAAGATGAAGCAGGGGAGAGTGAAACGCCAAAACGGAAACCAGGAGGACAGCCAGGACATCGGGGAAAAACGAGAAAGGGTTTTGGGAGAGTAGATAGGTTTGAGATATTAAGACCGCAAGTGTGTTTTTGTTGTGGTCAAAAGGAATTCAGTAACGAACCAATAAAAATAGAAACCCAGCAAGTAGCACAGTTGGTAGAAAGACCTATCGAAATCGTAGAATATCAAAGACATACCTGTATTTGCAGCGAGTGTGGGTCAAAACAAACAGCAGACTGGTCGCCAGAAATAGTACCGGGACAAGATATAGGAATCAGACTGCAAGCTTTCTTGGGATGGATAAATAATTACGGGCATTTACCATACGAGAAACAACAAGAATTGTTGTGGGAACTGGGTGAAATAGAAATTGGAGTCGGGACTTTAGTAGCCACAAATGAACGAATAGATGGTGCCGTAGCTCAAAGTATTGACAACCTTAAAGAGTGGATAAAACAAACCCAGCCGAATATCCATTCGGATGAAACACCTTGGGTAATCAAAGGGGTAAAAGAATGGTTATGGATTTTTGCCAATACCGATTTCGCTTTATTTCATGCGGCTGATACTCGTTCTCGCGCCGAATTAGAGGCAATTTTGGGTTCAAGTTACTCTGGTGTACTCAGTTCTGATGACTTTAGTGCTTATAACGGTTATCCGGTGAAAGCCCAACAGAAATGTCAGGCGCATTTACGCCGTCACTTCAAGAAACTCATCTTAATTCCTGGCTTGAATAACAAAGAGATTGGGTCAGCATTTGTCAGCCTGATAGATGAAGGTTTTAAAAACTATGCTCTCTTCCAACAAACTAAAAACATTGATGAGTTCTGGAGTTGGGCATCCGAGTTTAAAATAAAAGTTGAATCTTCCATTCATTCATGGATTGATAAAGCTGGAGGAGAAGCTGGTAAACTTTTACGCTCCTTACGTAATAAAGCTCATCAATGGTGGTATTTCTTAGACCACCCGGACATACCCCCTGATAATAATTTAGCAGAACGAACATTACGTTTAGCAGTCACAAAACGAAAAGTCAGTGGTGGTTCTCGTTCTATGAAGCGATTCCAAGATACTGCTAATTTATTGACTGTTATACAAACTTGTCGCCGTCAAGGACGCTCTGTAATTGAGTTTTTTGACCAAGCTATCAAAGCGATGGTTAACTCTTCTGTGCAGACCCCTTCTTTAATTCCTCTCGTTTAG
- a CDS encoding dynamin family protein yields the protein MGYHNFPRLIGILFSCKSLIGADVLASETAACTICRTDVLHISANQVPRLLEYRAGERKPVVIAEGNEGEIQQKFLLRTREIRERGNSDNTIRFEIEHPIEAISKISSLAGFTLVDTPGPNEWESAQFNTVALKQTALEALRTCNAILFVLNYASYKDNAVSELFKDVVENRKEILEAEKGKIYFILNKVDQKTERDREIDEVIQDLERELYNFGFPNPIIYPASSRQGLLAKLIQQGKATESQIKDFKKFFSARYATEDEEGNQIIPAPRKIAPQALIDSGIPLIQETVIETITKNAGWNLLSDALAKIDKAAKSVEDTLKTKISGWEMDIVTLKKKIEEYKKRSVNATSKVEDVKKSVDRQKQILISGFSQGIDIFAEGTKAEIQDQIDQIAESQ from the coding sequence ATGGGATATCACAATTTTCCCCGTTTAATTGGTATCTTATTTTCTTGCAAATCCCTTATTGGTGCGGATGTTTTAGCAAGTGAAACCGCGGCTTGTACTATTTGTCGTACAGATGTACTGCATATTTCGGCTAATCAAGTTCCCAGGCTGTTAGAATACCGAGCAGGAGAAAGAAAACCTGTTGTTATTGCTGAAGGGAATGAAGGAGAAATTCAGCAGAAATTTTTACTGAGAACCCGTGAAATTAGAGAAAGGGGAAATTCTGATAATACTATACGCTTTGAAATAGAACATCCTATTGAAGCTATTAGCAAAATTTCTTCACTTGCAGGTTTTACTCTAGTTGATACGCCTGGCCCCAATGAATGGGAATCTGCCCAATTTAACACAGTAGCACTAAAGCAAACTGCCTTAGAAGCCTTAAGAACTTGCAATGCAATTTTGTTTGTTTTAAATTACGCTTCTTACAAAGATAATGCTGTTTCTGAATTGTTTAAGGATGTAGTAGAGAATCGCAAGGAAATTTTAGAAGCTGAAAAGGGTAAAATTTACTTTATTCTCAACAAGGTTGATCAGAAAACTGAAAGGGACAGAGAAATTGACGAAGTAATTCAAGATTTAGAACGCGAATTATATAATTTTGGTTTTCCTAACCCCATTATTTATCCTGCTAGTTCTAGACAAGGACTTTTAGCAAAATTAATTCAACAAGGAAAAGCAACTGAAAGTCAAATTAAGGATTTCAAAAAATTCTTTAGTGCTAGATATGCAACTGAAGACGAAGAAGGAAATCAGATCATTCCAGCACCTCGTAAGATTGCACCACAAGCTTTAATAGATAGTGGTATTCCTCTCATTCAAGAAACTGTAATTGAGACCATCACTAAAAATGCAGGTTGGAATCTTTTAAGCGATGCTTTAGCGAAAATTGATAAGGCTGCTAAATCAGTTGAAGATACTCTCAAGACAAAAATTAGTGGTTGGGAAATGGATATTGTAACCTTAAAGAAAAAAATAGAGGAATACAAAAAAAGGTCTGTAAATGCAACAAGTAAGGTAGAAGATGTAAAAAAGTCAGTAGATAGACAAAAACAAATACTTATAAGTGGTTTTAGCCAAGGTATTGATATATTTGCTGAAGGAACTAAAGCTGAAATTCAAGACCAAATTGACCAAATTGCTGAATCTCAGTAA